In the genome of Populus trichocarpa isolate Nisqually-1 chromosome 10, P.trichocarpa_v4.1, whole genome shotgun sequence, the window tttttttttcttttgccacAGATATAAACCAAGTGAGGAGACATTATTTCAGATTGATCGGTTTTGTGTGAGCTTAATTGCCGAGTGTGATATTAGCCTAAAACGAAGATCGTTAACATGGTCTGGATCTCCAAATCAACAATCTGTTTCATCAACATCTACAATTTATTCACCTTCTCCTCCTGTGTGCATTTTTGCTTCTGGAGCTCTTGTAAAGTCATTAAATTATGTGCGTTCCCTTGTGGGCCAACATATTCCAAAGCGATCTTTCCAGCCAGCAGCTTTTGCTGGAGCTCCCTCTGTGTCAAGGCAGTCACTTCCAACTCTATCATCTTTGTTGAGTAGATCTTTTAATTCCCAATTAAGCCCTGCAAATGGGGTGGAATCCTCGGAGAAGAAAGACACTACTACTTTACCTGTTTCAAACTtatcaaatgttgaaaatgttgAGATGGCAGAGGATCTTGATTACATTGCGGTTGATGTTTTGCAGTGGCGTTGGGTTGGGGGACCATTTCTATCAACTGAGAGGTAACCAACTTTTGTGTACTGTTTTCTCAGCTATTTGGTTGAATTTTGGTGATGTCTTGTATTCTGTTGCTTTAGGCATGGGTTGAATGTGTGCTATTTGGTAATGCAGTGATCGTCCTGTGGATCTCCATGATGTGAGCATATGCAAATTCCTAGAATTAGGTGCTGCAGCTCTGCTTGTAGGAGACATGGAAGCTAAAATGCAGGGTCAGCCTTGGAAATATTTTGGAACATCTGATATGCCTTATCTTGATCAATTATTGCAGCCTTCATCAGCCACAACAATTACCAATTCAACCTCAGCTCGTCCCCACCTGAGAGCAATAACAGCATCTAAGCGCAGTAAAGCAGGACCTCGACAAATCTGGCATGTTCTTCTTACTCAAATTATTGCTTTGTCAAGCTAGGAGAATTTTGTTCCAATTAAGATTAGTTTTTCCTTTGCATGTAAACTCATTTTATCTCTATACATATACTGGTGACTTTTGTGCTATGGAAAAGTTGCGTGATAAAGGTTGCCAAGTTCATGTGATTGTAAAGTAACCTGTGCTCTAATTTGGGCAGTAGGGTGGTTGTTCGTCATTTAGTTTTGATTGAACTTTATACCACTTCCtcttgcttgaattttttttacaatggtGTAGATGATGATATAAACATAACTTTGGTATGAAAATGCTGATTATACTTCTGAGCAAATTCATTCTTGTTGCAGGGAGGATTCTCCTGTGAGTACGTTTCGCCCACGTGCTCGACCGCTCTTCCAATATCGTCACTACAGGTACAAAAGGACAGATCCTCTCCGTTATGGTTCCAGTGTTCTCTTCACATCTAGATAACCTGGTCTCGGTTTTTGTATTTGACTTTATATGGATATGTATTTGCGACAGGAATCACTTTTGCTTCCCTTGTTATGACATAACCTCTATCAGCATTTTCCATAATTACATGAAATGTcctgtgtttttttgttgtttctaatcCTATGCATTTCTACCCTTGCCCTTGTTATAAGCAGTCGTATTACCACATTTTTCATAAATGCATAATGTTCTTTTGAAGTTGAATCTTGAAATTCAACTAGCATCTTTATCTTTTTGGtgttaaattaatagttttctGCTGGTGGCTTCATTTTCCTGTTTTGGATTTTAATACCCAAGTTCCTTTTCTGTTATGAGTTCAGGGTATTTTATTTGACCACTCTCCTTTCtctcatctttttcttcttaattgcTATCAGTGAACAACAACCTTTACGTTTAAACCCTGCTGAGGTATGTGAGGTCATTGCTGCAGTTAGCTCAGAGACATATTCTTCTAGTGCCAATCATTTGACTATATCATCTAGATTAAGTAATAACAGTGGAAAGCCGTCAATGGATGTGGCTGTGAGTGTTCTTATTAAACTTGTCATTGACATGtaagttttaagttttaattcatttatgatttattagcttgcatgtttttttttcttgtatattcgATTCTCAACCTGGCACTTCATCCTTTGCTATCTATCTGCACACACATACTAACTTATGCTCTGTACATGATTAATTAATGCAGTCATATGTTACATATCCTATTCAGATTATTGTCATCTACATGAAAAGGGTGGGAGCTTTTCAAATTTGCAATGGTGACTATATGTTATTATAATTGCCCTGGAAATAATCATATATTAGTGGCTTTTGTGATTCTATGCTGAGAACTGAGTTACCTAGAATATGTACTTCTGTGAAATGCAATATTGCTGGGAAGGAGAGCTGGTATTGGAAGTTAATGCCATTAGACGGGCTAAGAAACAGGAAAATTTTTAGCTCACTGTGATCAGTGATACTAGAATGGAATTGTTTCAACTATGaaccattgataaaaaaaaatgtgatttatAATTGCAAAATTCTATTGGAGCAAAGTTAATCTTCAAATTAAGCGCTTCAGTTGGATAACTTGTGATTGTAAATGgtgcaaattttgatttttccaatAATGTGCTTAATGTTTAGTTAACATGGACATCTATTTTTTAACTCTTGATCCATTGTAGTTTTGGAGATAGAAGTTGTAACAAAAATTGTATGAAATCTGTCAAAgcagattaaaataattaaatttgaccAAGCATTTCTTGCAGTTAAATTGACTTAAACATAACTTTTCTTGAGCCAAGAATACGGCAAACAGAAGCAAATGTTTCATAAAAAGTTACCATGAGTCCTTCTCTGATGCCAGGTTGAGTTGTGCTTGGATTTTTCAACCACTTCTTTAATTTGGCCCGGGGTTCCTTTAATGTGTTTTATTCAAGAAAGAATTTTGTGATGATCATGAACTGCTTATAGAAggtcacttgattttttttgtaggtATGTTCTGGACTCTGGGACAGCTGCTCCTCTCACTCTGTCAATGCTTGAGGTGCTGCATGAATAAAATAtcgattctttttattttgataacatGGTGGAAgcttctgattttttatttgttttgaatttgccTTTCAGGAAATGCTTAATTCTTCAAAAGCTGCTTGTAGGGTCCGTGCCTTTGATTTAATTCTGAACCTCGGGGTTCATGCTCATTTGTTGGAACCAATGTTGATCAATGATACTTCTACTACAATTGAAGAAGAGTATTCACAAGAATCATTTTATGATTGTGAAGAACAACTTCCAACACAGGGGAACCAGAAAGCCGATTCTGTTGACAAGCTGGGCACTTCATCAGCAATTGATAACTTTGAGTCatggattttaaatattttatacgagatacttcttcttcttgtccAGGTAAAGTTCCACTTGGAACCATGTTTTTGGTTAATTGATGTACTCACTTTTATTCACCTTTATGTAAAGTAGAGGTAATGTCTTGGATTTTTGTATTCCCTTGTTGACTTTGTATGATGCATGATGCTTTACTATCTTATgccttgaatttgttttgtcaGACAGAGGAGAAAGAACAATCTGTTTGGGCCTCTGCTTTAAGCTGTTTGCTTTATTTTGTATGTGATAGAGGCAAAATCTTAAGAAACCGATTAGAAGGCCTTGACATAAGGGTAAGCTTGTATTTCTTTCCTAGCTTGACTACTTCAGGTTACTATCATGAAAATGCAACTTTCTTACCTTCCCTCTCCGGTTAagtttgtctattttttttgcaaCAATTGCATATTGGCTTCACAGAAGGAATCCTCCAAACTTTCCTACCCCATGCTACTGTCATGGGAAtggatttttcttattcttcctcTTATTACCTGCTTCGACCAGCTAATACCTTTGTCTCTGTTTATTGATTCTGTAGTCATGttcatatttgtgtttttgttggATGGTGAATTGCAACCTGACTTATAAATAGTGTAAAAGTAAACTAGGGGGACATAATATTTTCATGTCTTGTTTAACTTCATAAGCTGTTAGGTCCACCTTTTTTAGTGAAGTTTTATGGCTTGATGTAGATTCCTCTTTTTATGGCATGCTGCAACAGTATGTAGTTGTCCTATCTAGTGTTTGAAACTCCTACTTAATATTGTGCTTAGCTAAACATCTTCAGGAGTttgattgataaattttaatgtCCATTTTCAGGTCATTAAAGCCTTAATAGAGACTAGCAGGAAGAATTCTTGGGCAGAATTGGTTCATAGCAAGCTCATTTGCATGTTAACAAATATGTTTTATCAAGTTTCTGATGGGTCTATGATGTTTGTCTCAACAAACCCGGTGTTTCTCATAGACCAGCTTGACCTGATTGGGGGAATTGAGTTCATTTTCTATGAGGTGTGCAAATCATCTATCCTTTTGCTGATATAAACTGTAGGCATTTAGTAGTTATAATGAATCCTTTTGCACCTTTTATGCCTTGACCCATATCCTTTGTTATGTTTTGCAGTATTCTCTGGCTAACttgagagaagagaggagaaatcTATACTTGATTCTTTTTGAATATGTGTTGCATCAAATAAATGAAGCTTGCATAGTTGCTGGGCTGTCTGAATATGGTGACAATGAGATTCAACCTATTGCAACTCTCCTCACTCTTGCTAATGCACCTGAAGCTCTTTACATGTCTGTTAAGTTGGGTGTTGAAGGCATTGGGGAGCTTCTGAGAAGATCAATTTCTTCTGCATTATCTAGATATCCCAACAATGAACGACTGAATTTGGTAAGCTGAAGATAGAATGAATTGAAAgtaaggaatatatatatatatttctgctACATTATCTAGATATTCAATGCCTAGCTTTTAGCAATGTTACTATGCAGTGCTGGTTTTGGATTGGTGCAGATGTGCACACTCGTGTTTACACATGAACAGGCACATCTTAAGCTTTGTATAACGTAATTTATGCTCATCACATTAAATTGCATAGCATTTATCCTCGTTCATTTCAGTGGTTTTGGTATGTAATTGCTGATATATATTGCACCAGTTCATAGACTTTATGGGCACATGTATCTTTCCATGAAATGCTGATCAATTACAGTCTGTTTATTATCGGCTTCTTTCTGAATCTAATTTGTTTCTTCCAGCTCTTGGAGAATATAGCAGAGAAATTTAATGCAATAATCAGTTCCTTTACTCATTTGGACAAAGAGTTCTCTCATCTAATTGAAATAACCCAATCTTACAAGTTTCTGGAAAGTTTGGAGAGTGCAATACTAACAAATGGTGTCGGCATGAAATCAAAACTATCTTGGGCCACTTTGCATTCTCTTCTTCACTCAGAAAGGATTGCTTACCGTCGGAATGGCTATACCTGGTTGGGTGATTTGCTTATTGCTGAAATTACCGAGGGAAGCAATGTGAATGTATGGTTAAATGTCAAAGAATTGCAGGGTAAAATTGCCTATGCTGGTGTACATGATTCTTCAGTTTCGTCAGATGTTCCTGTGTCAATTTGGCTTATGTGTGGTCTTTTGAAGTCCAAACATAATATCATCAGATGGGGCTTCCTGTTTGTTCTAGAGAGACTTCTCATGCGCTGCAAATTTTTGTTAGACGAGAATGAAATGCAATCCTCAAGGAGCAATGATGCCAGTCACGAGCATGCAGATAGCCGACTTGATAAAGCAAATGCTGTGATAGACATTATGAGCAGTGCTCTATCCTTGGTGGCTCAAATAAATGAAACAGATCGCATCAACATTTTGAAGGTAATTTGTTGATCAACTAGTACTGCAATTAACCAGCCTAAATAGCTTCGTGATACCAGGGACAATgccaaaaaggaagaagaaatgatCGGCCTAATATATTTCTCATCGTTTTTCTTCTTAGAATAATTTGGCTGGATAGCTGGCATTGCTAGCAATTTGTTTTGCCTTGGATGCCCTGGAGATTAATACGATGCATCTTCCCTTGTATTCAAAGGTTTCTGAAAAGATAAAGAATGCACTGATACCAGTATCcaggaataaaaaaagtaaataaaagatGCAATATAACACAATGTTTTCTATTTACATTCTGGTCTTCTCTTCGGGAAGCAACTAGGTTCTTCTGTTTAATTGACTTGGTTGCAGGAACTAAACTGATTGCATCTGCTTTTTTGATCTTTCAATTCATAATATGTACCACATTGAAATTCTCCTATAAGATTTATTTTCCACTAATGTTGCATTGGTGTTTCTAAGCAGATGTGTGATATATTATTCTCTCAATTGTGCCTGAAAGTTCTCCCTGCAACTGCAATCCCAAATGGTGAAGGAATGCAAAAGAGTAAAGTTAATGGTGGAgcggatgaaaataaaaaaattgataccgGTGAGCGCATCTCTCGATTAGAAAAAATTGATGACTTTCGCTGGAATGAATTCATGGAAAAAGCTGATAGCAGATCCAGCTACAGCATTAATAGTTCTCTCATGTGCAATACAACATCAATGACAGCACTGCTTCTCCAAGGACAGGCTATTGTTCCTATGCAATTAGTTGCACGTGTTCCTGCTGCGTTGTTTTATTGGCCACTTATTCAGCTAGCTGGTGCAGCAACAGACAATATTGCTTTGGGTGTTGCTGTTGGAAGCAAAGGAAGAGGAAACCTTCCTGGTGCAGCGTCAGATATTAGGGCAACTCTTCTGTTGCTTCTAATCGGTAAATGCACGGCAGATCCTTCTGCTTTCCAAGAAGTCGGTGGAGAAGAATTTTTTAGGTGATTCATTTCTCTACTTCCTACTATGATTTGCTGTGCCATTGTTTAAATTGTGCCAACACTTTTGGCTCTTTGTTTCTGGCAGGGAACTTTTAGATGATACAGATTCAAGGGTAGCGTATTACTCTTCAGCTTTTCTTTTAAAGGCAAGATGCTGTCATTCCTCTACTAGAaaacttgaattgtttttttctttattgttagtTGAATTTTGCTGACTCCTTCAAATCTGGATTTTTCAGAGAATGATGACAGAAAAACCTGATGAGTACAAGCACATGCTTCAGAATCTCATCTTTAAAGCACAGCAGGTAAAGCGTTATTTTTGCTTTCAATAATGCAATTTTAAATTTGGAATGCTCACCATATGGAAAAAGTTGTTAATATGTGAATGAACCCATGAATGTTTGTCTCAGAATATTATCAGTTGGGAATGCCAATATGGTAAGCTGATTTGGGGATGGGATGTATGAGAGGAGACCATTGTATGACCAGTTTGTGTTTGAAGTATTGGCatagaatattgacaagttctcatAAAGTTTCATTATGACAATGTCTAGTTCTGTTGTATTCCAGTTGCTCTAATCATGAAATAGCAGAGGTCAAACATCACTTGTGTgcttgcttttgttttatgcaGAGCAACAATGAGAAGCTGTTGGAAAATCCGTACCTTCAGATGCGTGGCCTGCTTCAACTCTCAAATGATGGGCTCTAATATAATGACTCTCGGAGACACTGCAATGCTGAGTCGTTTGAAATTCTCCACTCTTGTCTCTCGTGATCTTTCACTCACCTGGGGACATTTGACAAAGTCTTGAAGATCCATAATTGGATCATGCCTGATGTTTTAGGCATGCAATAACACAAGTTGGTTTCTGTTATATGGCAGTACTTCAACCAggcaaaatatttgattaaagtgGAGTATGAGGTCTCTAGACCCTCCTCCACCATTTACCagtgaaataagaaaaaggctCTGGACACAAGATGAACTGAGAAATTGGAGAAGCTGAGAAATTTCTGTGCACTACATATGTTCCAAGATCAGCTGCCTCTTCAATTGTTGCAACAAGATGCCTAAGATAATTGTGCGTTAACCAGACAGAATTTTTCAACTGGAGGACCAAGTTTGAAATATATCTGAAGGTTTGAACTGGCACGGACACTAAAAGACTGGCCAGATTAAAAGATTTTCAGGAATATTTTTTGGAGTAACCTATTCAACAATTCCGGTCATTGGTTTTTTCCACTTAAATCTAACAGAGTTCAGAGATTTAAAATATGATCAGGTATTGTCTTCAGTCCTTAATTGTTATCGCTATGTGTATTTTTCACTTGTTTATTTTGCTTCTGAACACCACCTCCATCTTTGCATGTGATGAAACCTTAAAAGTTGTTTATAGGTTCACATTCAAGGGCCATTGTCAGATGTAATCGTAACTGTTTTGGGCTTGAAGCCAAGATTTTGGTGGTCGAAGCTCTAAACCAATCACTTTC includes:
- the LOC7458591 gene encoding uncharacterized protein LOC7458591 isoform X1, producing MSSTFSPSRNSPGSSRLQLQLGVVSRLRSSSLKKPPEPLRRAVADCLSSSSVASTSQHGISSVTLTDAPRTLRDYLAAPTTTDLAYGVILEHTIAERERSPAVVGRCVALLKRHLLRYKPSEETLFQIDRFCVSLIAECDISLKRRSLTWSGSPNQQSVSSTSTIYSPSPPVCIFASGALVKSLNYVRSLVGQHIPKRSFQPAAFAGAPSVSRQSLPTLSSLLSRSFNSQLSPANGVESSEKKDTTTLPVSNLSNVENVEMAEDLDYIAVDVLQWRWVGGPFLSTESDRPVDLHDVSICKFLELGAAALLVGDMEAKMQGQPWKYFGTSDMPYLDQLLQPSSATTITNSTSARPHLRAITASKRSKAGPRQIWHDSPVSTFRPRARPLFQYRHYSEQQPLRLNPAEVCEVIAAVSSETYSSSANHLTISSRLSNNSGKPSMDVAVSVLIKLVIDMYVLDSGTAAPLTLSMLEEMLNSSKAACRVRAFDLILNLGVHAHLLEPMLINDTSTTIEEEYSQESFYDCEEQLPTQGNQKADSVDKLGTSSAIDNFESWILNILYEILLLLVQTEEKEQSVWASALSCLLYFVCDRGKILRNRLEGLDIRVIKALIETSRKNSWAELVHSKLICMLTNMFYQVSDGSMMFVSTNPVFLIDQLDLIGGIEFIFYEYSLANLREERRNLYLILFEYVLHQINEACIVAGLSEYGDNEIQPIATLLTLANAPEALYMSVKLGVEGIGELLRRSISSALSRYPNNERLNLLLENIAEKFNAIISSFTHLDKEFSHLIEITQSYKFLESLESAILTNGVGMKSKLSWATLHSLLHSERIAYRRNGYTWLGDLLIAEITEGSNVNVWLNVKELQGKIAYAGVHDSSVSSDVPVSIWLMCGLLKSKHNIIRWGFLFVLERLLMRCKFLLDENEMQSSRSNDASHEHADSRLDKANAVIDIMSSALSLVAQINETDRINILKMCDILFSQLCLKVLPATAIPNGEGMQKSKVNGGADENKKIDTGERISRLEKIDDFRWNEFMEKADSRSSYSINSSLMCNTTSMTALLLQGQAIVPMQLVARVPAALFYWPLIQLAGAATDNIALGVAVGSKGRGNLPGAASDIRATLLLLLIGKCTADPSAFQEVGGEEFFRELLDDTDSRVAYYSSAFLLKRMMTEKPDEYKHMLQNLIFKAQQSNNEKLLENPYLQMRGLLQLSNDGL
- the LOC7458591 gene encoding uncharacterized protein LOC7458591 isoform X2, producing the protein MSSTFSPSRNSPGSSRLQLQLGVVSRLRSSSLKKPPEPLRRAVADCLSSSSVASTSQHGISSVTLTDAPRTLRDYLAAPTTTDLAYGVILEHTIAERERSPAVVGRCVALLKRHLLRYKPSEETLFQIDRFCVSLIAECDISLKRRSLTWSGSPNQQSVSSTSTIYSPSPPVCIFASGALVKSLNYVRSLVGQHIPKRSFQPAAFAGAPSVSRQSLPTLSSLLSRSFNSQLSPANGVESSEKKDTTTLPVSNLSNVENVEMAEDLDYIAVDVLQWRWVGGPFLSTESDRPVDLHDVSICKFLELGAAALLVGDMEAKMQGQPWKYFGTSDMPYLDQLLQPSSATTITNSTSARPHLRAITASKRSKAGPRQIWHDSPVSTFRPRARPLFQYRHYRYVLDSGTAAPLTLSMLEEMLNSSKAACRVRAFDLILNLGVHAHLLEPMLINDTSTTIEEEYSQESFYDCEEQLPTQGNQKADSVDKLGTSSAIDNFESWILNILYEILLLLVQTEEKEQSVWASALSCLLYFVCDRGKILRNRLEGLDIRVIKALIETSRKNSWAELVHSKLICMLTNMFYQVSDGSMMFVSTNPVFLIDQLDLIGGIEFIFYEYSLANLREERRNLYLILFEYVLHQINEACIVAGLSEYGDNEIQPIATLLTLANAPEALYMSVKLGVEGIGELLRRSISSALSRYPNNERLNLLLENIAEKFNAIISSFTHLDKEFSHLIEITQSYKFLESLESAILTNGVGMKSKLSWATLHSLLHSERIAYRRNGYTWLGDLLIAEITEGSNVNVWLNVKELQGKIAYAGVHDSSVSSDVPVSIWLMCGLLKSKHNIIRWGFLFVLERLLMRCKFLLDENEMQSSRSNDASHEHADSRLDKANAVIDIMSSALSLVAQINETDRINILKMCDILFSQLCLKVLPATAIPNGEGMQKSKVNGGADENKKIDTGERISRLEKIDDFRWNEFMEKADSRSSYSINSSLMCNTTSMTALLLQGQAIVPMQLVARVPAALFYWPLIQLAGAATDNIALGVAVGSKGRGNLPGAASDIRATLLLLLIGKCTADPSAFQEVGGEEFFRELLDDTDSRVAYYSSAFLLKRMMTEKPDEYKHMLQNLIFKAQQSNNEKLLENPYLQMRGLLQLSNDGL